The following are encoded in a window of Phaseolus vulgaris cultivar G19833 chromosome 3, P. vulgaris v2.0, whole genome shotgun sequence genomic DNA:
- the LOC137806616 gene encoding hypersensitive-induced response protein 1-like gives MNEINTAARLRVAANEKAEAEKILQIKKAEGDAESKYLAGLGIARQRQAIVDGLRDSVLAFSENVPGTSSKDVMDMVLVTQYFDTLKEIGASSKSNSVFVPHGPGAVRDIASQCRDGLLQGSMARS, from the exons ATGAACGAGATAAATACTG CTGCAAGATTGAGGGTGGCTGCAAATGAGAAAGCTGAAGCAGAGAAGATTCTGCAGATTAAAAAGGCTGAAGGAGATGCAGAATCAAAGTATTTAGCAGGGCTTGGAATAGCTCGGCAGCGTCAAGCCATAGTAGATGGTCTGAGGGACAGTGTGCTAGCCTTCTCAGAGAATGTCCCTGGGACATCATCTAAGGATGTAATGGACATGGTTTTGGTGACCCAATACTTTGACACTTTGAAGGAGATTGGTGCGTCCTCAAAATCCAATTCTGTTTTTGTTCCACATGGACCAGGTGCTGTAAGAGATATTGCTTCACAGTGTAGAGATGGTCTTCTACAAGGAAGTATGGCTCGATCTTGA